From Macaca fascicularis isolate 582-1 chromosome 14, T2T-MFA8v1.1, a single genomic window includes:
- the OR56A4 gene encoding LOW QUALITY PROTEIN: olfactory receptor 56A4 (The sequence of the model RefSeq protein was modified relative to this genomic sequence to represent the inferred CDS: deleted 1 base in 1 codon): protein MASPSNDSAAPVSEFLLICFPDFQSWQHWLSLPLSLLFLLAMGANTTLLITIQLESSLHQPLYYLLSLFSLLDIVLCLTVIPKVLAIFWFDLRSISFPACFLQMFIINSFLTMESCTFMVMAYDHYVAICHPLRYPSIITDQFVARAVVFVIARNAFVSLPVPMLSARLRYSVGNIIKNCICTNLSVSKLSCDDITFNQLYQFVAGWTLLGSDLILIIISYSFILKVVLRIKAEGAVAKALSTCGSHFILIFFFSTVLLVLVITNLARKTIPPDVPILLNILHHLIPPALNPIVYGMRTKEIKQGIQNLLKRL from the exons ATGGCATCACCCAGCAATGACTCCGCTGCTCCAGTCTCTGAATTCCTCCTCATCTGCTTCCCCGACTTCCAGAGTTGGCAGCACTGGCTGTCCCTGCCCCTcagccttctcttcctcctggccATGGGGGCTAACACCACCCTCCTGATCACCATCCAGCTGGAGTCCTCTCTGCACCAGCCCCTGTACTACCTGCTCAGCCTCTTCTCCCTGCTGGACATAGTGCTCTGCCTCACTGTCATCCCCAAGGTCCTGGCCATCTTCTGGTTTGACCTCAGGTCAATCAGCTTTCCAGCCTGCTTCCTCCAGATGTTCATCATAAACAGTTTTTTGACCATGGAGTCCTGCACATTCATGGTCATGGCCTATGACCATTATGTGGCCATCTGCCATCCACTGAGATACCCATCTATCATCACTGACCAGTTTGTGGCTAGGGCTGTGGTCTTTGTTATAGCCCGGAATGCCTTTGTTTCTCTTCCTGTTCCCATGCTTTCTGCCAGGCTCAGATACTCTGTGGGAAACATAATCAAGAACTGCATCTGCACTAACCTGTCTGTGTCCAAACTCTCTTGTGATGACATCACTTTCAATCAGCTCTACCAGTTTGTGGCAGGCTGGACTCTGTTGGGCTCTGACCTTATCCTTATTATTATCTCCTATTCTTTTATATTGAAAGTTGTGCTGAGGATCAAGGCCGAGGGTGCTGTGGCCAAGGCCTTGAGCACGTGTGGTTCCCACTTCATCCTCATCTTCTTCTTCAGCACAGTCCTGCTGGTTCTGGTCATCACTAACCTGGCCAGGAAGACAATTCCTCCGGATGTCCCCATCCTGCTCAATATCCTGCACCACCTCATCCCCCCAGCTCTG AACCCCATTGTTTATGGTATGAGAACCAAGGAGATCAAGCAGGGAATCCAGAACCTGCTGAAGAGGTTATAA